Proteins encoded in a region of the Sterolibacterium denitrificans genome:
- a CDS encoding tRNA dihydrouridine synthase: MSRLILAPMEGLADHFLRDVLTRIGGYDATVSEFIRITGSLLPRRSWERICPEIHHACRTPAGTPVAIQLLGSDPDWLARNAARAAEFAPPAIDLNFGCPAKLVNRHGGGAMLLGDPAQLLRIVRAVRAAVPAAIPVTAKMRLGIADTALALDCAQALAVGGAAQLVVHARTRDEGYRPPAHWEWIARIREAVDIPVIANGEIWTLADWQRCREVSGCSDVMIGRGAVADPFLCLRIRGVMAASPSSADWQALLPHIRTYWQRLHDHGTAQRALGRLKLLLGYWQRTWPEAAALQAAVRRVDDPPVIAGLLQEMTRRDSQPAPHEYNTRLSIPFGARGAGVE; encoded by the coding sequence ATGTCCCGTCTCATCCTCGCCCCCATGGAGGGCCTCGCCGATCACTTCCTGCGCGACGTGCTGACCCGCATCGGCGGCTACGATGCCACGGTCTCGGAATTCATCCGCATCACCGGCTCGCTGCTGCCGCGACGTAGCTGGGAACGCATCTGTCCGGAAATCCACCATGCCTGCCGTACGCCAGCCGGCACGCCGGTGGCGATTCAATTGCTCGGTAGCGACCCGGACTGGCTGGCACGCAACGCGGCACGCGCGGCCGAATTCGCGCCGCCCGCCATCGACCTGAATTTCGGCTGCCCGGCCAAACTGGTGAATCGCCACGGCGGCGGCGCCATGCTGCTCGGCGATCCGGCGCAGTTGCTGCGCATCGTGCGGGCCGTGCGCGCGGCCGTGCCGGCGGCGATCCCCGTCACCGCCAAGATGCGCCTGGGCATCGCCGATACGGCACTGGCCCTGGATTGCGCCCAGGCGCTGGCAGTCGGCGGCGCCGCCCAGCTCGTCGTCCATGCCCGCACCCGCGACGAAGGCTATCGCCCGCCAGCGCATTGGGAATGGATCGCGCGCATCCGGGAGGCAGTCGACATTCCGGTCATTGCCAATGGCGAGATCTGGACGCTGGCCGACTGGCAGCGCTGCCGTGAAGTCAGCGGCTGCAGCGACGTCATGATCGGCCGTGGCGCCGTCGCCGATCCCTTTCTGTGCCTGCGCATCCGCGGCGTTATGGCCGCGAGCCCGTCGTCCGCCGACTGGCAGGCCCTGCTGCCGCACATCCGGACTTACTGGCAAAGACTGCACGATCACGGTACGGCCCAGCGCGCGCTGGGCCGTCTCAAACTGTTGCTCGGCTACTGGCAACGCACCTGGCCTGAAGCCGCGGCCCTGCAGGCCGCCGTGCGGCGGGTCGATGATCCGCCGGTGATCGCGGGATTGCTGCAAGAGATGACGCGGCGGGATAGTCAACCCGCGCCGCACGAATACAATACCCGCTTGTCAATTCCGTTTGGAGCGCGTGGTGCGGGTGTCGAATAG
- a CDS encoding glycosyltransferase, producing the protein MIDSAHRLIVVTPVYEDVDASSRLFKELAAQFGRDVFVVAVDDGSVDQPLEIASLAHAEVAGVILKLRRNVGHQRAIAIGLGYVAAHMQPEHRVVVMDSDGEDLPATIPLLLAPLESAQTDVVVAQRKSRVETLRFKVFYALYKRLFGLMTGRSISFGNFMALKPAAVKRLVAMQELSIHVAGAVLASKLRTTACPLDRGPRYAGRSKMNFVGLVLHGFRATMVFAEDVLVRVGIACLSVACMAVLAMGVAIFLKLAGFATPGWFSVALGILLLMFLQTGALTLLTLMLTGVARSTATMLPRYGGFVERVECRDGGISLESRVDADGEMW; encoded by the coding sequence ATGATCGACAGCGCGCATCGTTTGATTGTCGTGACGCCGGTGTATGAAGACGTCGATGCCAGCAGCCGCTTGTTCAAGGAGCTGGCCGCGCAGTTTGGCCGGGATGTTTTCGTGGTGGCGGTGGATGACGGTTCAGTCGATCAACCCCTGGAAATTGCAAGCCTCGCGCACGCCGAGGTTGCCGGCGTGATACTCAAACTGCGCCGCAATGTCGGACATCAACGCGCCATCGCCATTGGCCTGGGTTATGTGGCCGCGCACATGCAGCCCGAGCATCGCGTAGTGGTCATGGATTCCGATGGCGAAGATCTGCCCGCCACCATTCCCTTGCTGCTGGCGCCGCTCGAATCGGCGCAAACCGATGTGGTGGTCGCGCAACGCAAGAGCCGGGTGGAAACCCTGCGTTTCAAGGTCTTCTATGCGCTGTACAAGCGCCTCTTCGGCTTGATGACCGGGCGCTCGATCAGTTTCGGAAATTTCATGGCCCTGAAGCCTGCGGCAGTCAAGCGCCTGGTCGCCATGCAGGAGTTGTCGATACATGTGGCGGGCGCGGTGCTTGCGTCAAAACTGCGGACAACCGCCTGTCCGCTGGATCGCGGCCCTCGCTATGCGGGCCGCAGCAAGATGAATTTCGTTGGCCTGGTATTGCATGGATTCCGTGCAACCATGGTATTTGCCGAGGACGTACTGGTGCGCGTGGGGATCGCCTGTCTGTCCGTCGCCTGCATGGCGGTGCTGGCGATGGGCGTGGCGATATTTCTCAAACTTGCCGGTTTTGCCACGCCAGGCTGGTTCTCGGTGGCGCTGGGGATTCTGCTGCTGATGTTTTTGCAGACGGGAGCGTTGACCTTGTTGACGCTGATGCTGACGGGCGTGGCGCGCAGCACGGCAACCATGCTTCCGAGATACGGCGGTTTCGTGGAACGGGTCGAATGCAGGGATGGCGGCATATCGCTGGAGAGCCGTGTTGATGCTGACGGGGAAATGTGGTGA
- a CDS encoding TetR/AcrR family transcriptional regulator, protein MRRTPATDIMPGSSSKTPAKSAKSKTSKPARTKPATPRGLLSQALILRTSLEIIDRDGLDGLTVRKLAEQLGVSAMAIYRHYESKAEIERQLVDLVVGDYDVTNHDEADWREWLYTTYAGMRSALCAHPGVMPLLDNASYQGGKALAVMDRVLFELNKAGLTAERSALLFHTLMANMIGSVVLMNDEERSLIAFGSSEERQRSRKLSFEMVSLEPFPNIAVLAPQLATISSEQRYRDSVMLIIRAVTG, encoded by the coding sequence ATGCGCCGCACGCCGGCCACCGACATCATGCCTGGCTCATCCAGCAAAACCCCCGCCAAATCGGCAAAATCGAAAACCAGCAAGCCTGCCAGGACCAAGCCGGCAACGCCGCGCGGCCTGCTGTCGCAGGCACTGATCCTGCGCACTTCGCTGGAGATCATCGACCGCGACGGCCTTGACGGCCTGACCGTGCGCAAGCTCGCCGAGCAGCTCGGCGTCTCGGCCATGGCGATCTACCGTCATTACGAGAGCAAGGCCGAAATCGAGCGCCAGCTCGTCGATCTGGTGGTCGGCGATTACGACGTCACCAACCACGATGAAGCGGACTGGCGCGAATGGCTATACACCACCTACGCCGGCATGCGCTCCGCGCTCTGCGCCCATCCCGGCGTCATGCCCCTGCTCGACAACGCCTCCTATCAAGGCGGCAAGGCGCTGGCGGTGATGGATCGCGTCCTCTTCGAGCTGAACAAGGCGGGCTTGACGGCCGAACGATCCGCCCTGCTGTTCCACACGCTGATGGCCAACATGATCGGTTCGGTGGTGTTGATGAACGACGAAGAACGCAGTCTCATCGCCTTCGGTTCGAGCGAGGAACGCCAGCGCTCGCGCAAGCTGAGTTTTGAAATGGTATCGCTGGAACCCTTTCCCAACATCGCCGTGCTCGCGCCGCAACTGGCGACGATTTCCAGCGAACAGCGCTACCGCGACAGCGTGATGCTGATCATCAGGGCGGTGACGGGTTAG
- a CDS encoding SDR family NAD(P)-dependent oxidoreductase: MEMQRFIGKVALVTGAASGIGLATAERLAREGARVLACDIQAEKLREEVARLTADGLEVSAHSLDVTDAAACNAAVAAVVAAHGRLDVLCNVAGTLFLKNFTEITDDEWHRQTAINLHGPFYLCRAAMPHLLASQGNIVSVASIAGMVGVPYGSVYSASKGALLMLSRALAVEYGSRGVRVNAICPGSVATPLVAGFSPPEDADFNLLSRLMPLLPEHGQPAGIAATIAFIASDEARFMTGSGVVIDGGQTAI, encoded by the coding sequence ATGGAGATGCAACGCTTTATCGGCAAGGTGGCGCTGGTGACCGGCGCGGCTTCGGGTATCGGCCTGGCCACGGCCGAGCGACTGGCGCGTGAAGGCGCCCGGGTGCTGGCCTGTGACATCCAGGCGGAGAAATTGCGCGAGGAAGTGGCGCGCCTCACCGCCGACGGCCTCGAGGTAAGCGCCCACTCGCTGGACGTCACCGATGCCGCCGCCTGCAATGCGGCGGTGGCGGCCGTCGTCGCCGCGCATGGCCGCCTCGACGTGCTGTGCAATGTCGCCGGCACGCTGTTCCTGAAGAACTTCACCGAAATCACCGATGACGAATGGCATCGCCAGACCGCCATCAACCTGCATGGCCCGTTCTACCTGTGCCGCGCGGCGATGCCGCATTTGCTGGCAAGTCAGGGCAACATCGTCAGCGTCGCCTCGATCGCCGGCATGGTCGGCGTGCCCTATGGCAGCGTGTATTCGGCGTCGAAGGGCGCATTGCTGATGCTGTCCCGGGCGCTGGCCGTCGAATACGGCTCGCGTGGCGTGCGCGTCAATGCGATCTGTCCCGGCTCGGTGGCAACACCGCTGGTGGCGGGTTTCTCACCGCCGGAAGACGCCGATTTCAACCTGCTGTCGCGCCTGATGCCCTTGCTGCCCGAACACGGCCAGCCGGCAGGCATTGCCGCCACCATCGCCTTCATCGCTTCGGATGAGGCGCGGTTCATGACCGGCTCCGGCGTGGTCATCGACGGCGGGCAGACGGCGATTTGA
- a CDS encoding oxidoreductase has translation MAKWTENDIPDLSGKRALVTGAASGIGFEAARGLAQHGAEVLLVDRNEQAGAEALRRIRALRADAKVEFLPLDLSSQEKVREFAAKLTAEGRVLDILVNNAGIQPISERRTTGDGFELTFGIGHLGHFTLTAGLFPLLLKSPAPRVVTVSSLVHRLGTFDWDDLQMEHGYFAQRPYNQTKLANLLFARELQRRAAAKGLKLLSLAVHPGVSRTNIGNSRKALGSFHFIDNLISVVLGIVMSLFGQSAERGGWPTLYACTSSEVTPGGFYGPDGLGETRGVPAPAKIHEAGRDEASARKLWQVSEELTGARFDELDGE, from the coding sequence ATGGCCAAATGGACCGAGAACGACATTCCTGACCTGAGCGGCAAGCGCGCCCTGGTCACCGGCGCGGCCAGCGGCATCGGCTTCGAGGCCGCGCGCGGCCTGGCGCAGCATGGCGCCGAGGTGCTGCTGGTCGATCGCAACGAACAGGCCGGCGCCGAAGCGCTGCGAAGGATTCGCGCGCTACGCGCCGATGCAAAAGTCGAATTCCTGCCGCTGGATCTGTCCAGCCAGGAGAAAGTGCGCGAGTTCGCCGCGAAACTGACGGCGGAAGGCCGGGTGCTCGACATCCTGGTGAACAACGCCGGCATCCAGCCGATCAGCGAGCGGCGCACGACGGGCGACGGCTTCGAGCTGACCTTCGGCATCGGCCATCTCGGCCATTTCACGCTGACCGCCGGATTGTTTCCACTGCTGCTGAAAAGTCCCGCGCCGCGCGTCGTCACCGTATCGAGCCTGGTCCATCGCCTCGGCACCTTCGACTGGGATGACCTGCAGATGGAGCACGGCTACTTTGCCCAGCGCCCCTACAACCAAACCAAGCTGGCCAATCTGCTCTTCGCCCGCGAGTTGCAGCGCCGCGCCGCAGCCAAGGGCCTGAAGCTGCTGAGCCTGGCGGTGCATCCGGGCGTCTCGCGCACCAATATCGGCAATTCGCGCAAGGCGCTGGGCAGCTTTCATTTCATCGACAACCTGATTTCGGTCGTGCTGGGCATCGTCATGTCGCTGTTTGGGCAATCCGCCGAGCGCGGCGGCTGGCCGACGCTGTACGCCTGTACCTCGTCGGAAGTGACGCCGGGCGGTTTCTACGGCCCGGATGGCCTGGGCGAGACGCGCGGCGTGCCGGCGCCGGCGAAAATCCACGAGGCCGGACGCGATGAAGCCAGCGCGCGCAAGCTCTGGCAAGTCAGCGAAGAATTGACCGGCGCACGTTTCGACGAACTGGACGGGGAGTAG
- a CDS encoding mannose-1-phosphate guanylyltransferase/mannose-6-phosphate isomerase produces MIIPAIPVIPVILSGGAGTRLWPVSREGHPKPFIRLADGESLLHKTYRRAAAIATQDEIVTVTNRDHYFLSKDEFLAAGLGEQRPHFLLEPCGRNTAPAIAAAALALRERYGDAAIMVVMAADHLIRDEAEFAEAARAAAKLASEGHIVTFGIRPDKPETGFGYIECGSAVGSGKDGAARVQRFVEKPDAATAAQYLTSGRYLWNSGMFCFSVGVILAELERHAPDVLATARTCIDVSPSEEGVGGLRRELDAASFSNAPDISIDYAVMERSDRVVVIPAAFDWSDIGSWSALQQLVAPDADGNRALGEALFVDCANTFVQSENRLIAAVGLKDLILIDTPDAVLAVHPDHVQDVRKIVQQLKTAGHDACKLHRTVARPWGTYTVLEEGRHFKIKRIVVKPGAALSLQLHHHRSEHWIVVQGMAKVTNGDSVLYVNINESTYIPAGHKHRLENPGLLDLVMIEVQSGEYLGEDDIVRFADQYGRGQSVAN; encoded by the coding sequence ATGATCATCCCCGCCATTCCAGTCATCCCCGTCATACTCTCCGGCGGCGCCGGCACCCGTCTCTGGCCGGTGTCGCGCGAAGGCCATCCCAAGCCCTTCATCCGCCTGGCCGACGGCGAATCGCTGCTGCACAAGACCTATCGACGCGCGGCGGCGATCGCCACGCAGGACGAGATCGTGACGGTGACCAACCGCGATCATTATTTCCTGAGCAAGGACGAATTCCTTGCCGCCGGGCTGGGCGAGCAGCGGCCGCATTTCTTGCTCGAACCCTGCGGCCGCAACACCGCGCCGGCCATCGCCGCCGCCGCGCTGGCGCTGCGCGAGCGCTACGGCGATGCGGCGATCATGGTCGTCATGGCCGCCGACCACCTGATCCGCGACGAGGCCGAATTCGCCGAGGCGGCGCGCGCCGCGGCGAAGCTGGCGAGCGAAGGCCACATCGTCACCTTCGGCATCCGCCCGGACAAGCCGGAGACCGGCTTCGGTTACATCGAATGCGGCTCGGCCGTCGGTAGCGGCAAGGACGGCGCGGCGCGCGTGCAGCGCTTCGTCGAGAAGCCCGATGCCGCCACCGCCGCGCAATATCTGACCAGCGGCCGCTACCTGTGGAATTCGGGGATGTTCTGCTTCAGCGTCGGCGTCATTCTCGCCGAACTCGAAAGGCACGCGCCCGACGTGCTCGCCACGGCGCGAACCTGCATTGACGTCAGCCCGTCCGAGGAAGGCGTCGGCGGCCTGCGGCGCGAACTCGACGCGGCGAGTTTTTCGAATGCGCCGGACATTTCCATCGACTATGCGGTGATGGAGCGTTCCGACCGCGTCGTCGTCATTCCCGCCGCCTTCGACTGGAGCGACATCGGTTCGTGGAGCGCGCTGCAGCAGCTCGTCGCGCCGGATGCCGACGGCAATCGCGCGCTCGGCGAAGCGCTGTTCGTCGATTGTGCGAATACCTTCGTGCAAAGTGAAAACCGCCTGATCGCCGCCGTCGGCCTCAAGGATCTGATCCTGATCGACACGCCGGACGCCGTGCTGGCCGTGCATCCCGACCACGTCCAGGACGTCAGGAAAATCGTCCAGCAGTTGAAGACCGCCGGTCATGATGCCTGCAAGCTGCACCGCACCGTGGCGCGCCCCTGGGGTACCTACACGGTGCTGGAGGAAGGCCGGCACTTCAAGATCAAGCGCATCGTCGTCAAGCCCGGCGCTGCGCTGTCGCTGCAACTGCACCACCATCGCAGCGAGCACTGGATCGTCGTCCAGGGCATGGCCAAGGTCACCAACGGCGACAGCGTGCTCTACGTCAATATCAACGAATCGACCTACATTCCTGCCGGCCACAAGCATCGCCTGGAAAACCCCGGCCTGCTCGATCTGGTGATGATCGAAGTGCAGAGCGGCGAATATCTGGGCGAGGACGACATCGTTCGCTTTGCCGATCAATACGGGCGCGGGCAGTCTGTTGCCAACTGA
- a CDS encoding UDP-glucuronic acid decarboxylase family protein, translated as MSNRKRVLVTGGAGFLGSHLCERLLNEGCDVLCADNFYSGTKDNIVHLLDHPHFELLRHDVTFPLYIEVDEIYNLACPASPVHYQRDPVQTTKTNVHGAINMLGLAKRTKARIFQASTSEVYGDPEIHPQQESYWGRVNPIGMRSCYDEGKRCAETLFFDYHRQHRLEIKVARIFNTYGPRMHPSDGRVVSNFIVQALQGKDITLYGDGSQTRSFCYVDDLIEAFVRLMASPQEVTGPINLGNPEEFTILELAETVLRLTDGKSTLVMQPLPQDDPRQRQPDIALARQTLDWQPKIRLEDGLSKTIDYFRRLLAS; from the coding sequence GTGTCGAATAGAAAGAGAGTGCTGGTGACCGGCGGCGCCGGTTTCCTGGGTTCGCATCTCTGTGAACGCCTGCTCAATGAGGGTTGCGACGTGCTGTGTGCCGATAATTTCTATAGCGGCACCAAGGACAATATCGTTCACCTGCTCGACCATCCTCATTTCGAACTGCTGCGCCACGATGTGACCTTTCCGCTCTACATCGAGGTCGATGAAATCTACAACCTGGCGTGCCCGGCATCTCCCGTGCATTACCAGCGGGACCCGGTACAGACGACCAAAACCAACGTGCATGGCGCCATCAACATGCTGGGGCTGGCCAAGCGCACCAAGGCGCGGATTTTTCAGGCATCGACAAGCGAGGTTTACGGCGATCCCGAGATTCACCCGCAGCAGGAAAGTTACTGGGGACGCGTCAATCCGATCGGCATGCGTTCCTGCTACGACGAAGGCAAACGCTGCGCGGAAACCCTGTTTTTCGATTATCACCGCCAGCACCGGCTGGAAATCAAAGTCGCGCGCATCTTCAATACCTATGGGCCACGCATGCATCCGAGCGACGGGCGCGTCGTGAGCAACTTCATCGTTCAGGCGCTGCAGGGCAAGGACATCACCCTTTATGGCGACGGTTCCCAGACACGCAGCTTTTGCTATGTCGATGACCTGATCGAAGCTTTCGTGCGTCTGATGGCCAGCCCGCAGGAAGTGACCGGCCCCATCAACCTGGGCAATCCGGAAGAATTTACGATCCTCGAACTGGCCGAGACCGTGCTCAGGCTGACGGACGGCAAGTCAACACTGGTCATGCAGCCCTTGCCGCAGGACGATCCCAGGCAACGCCAGCCCGATATCGCCCTGGCCAGGCAAACCCTGGACTGGCAGCCCAAGATCAGGCTGGAAGATGGGCTGTCCAAAACGATCGACTATTTCAGGCGCTTGCTGGCCTCATGA
- a CDS encoding glycosyltransferase family 4 protein: MRIAFNASILRAPRTGIGQYVTGLVTALQQREDVEISLFLGRRWSLTLPLPTASAQMARVMQVARATSLLRGMPGAYRLRRFVEQRAFAAGVRRQPVDLYHEPSLWPFDSFNGTGPLVMTLHDLTHVHYPETQPRARLAEIERHVGKGVARAARILVDSAYIGREVVSHFGLPTDKVVVAPLGCGAEFHPRTEAQTRAALQPLGLRHGSYLLCVGTLEPRKNLLLTLRAYARLPDALRKQYPLLIVGMAGWGEDTFAGELRAALAGGHVRLAGYLGQARLAEVVAGARALVYPSLYEGFGLPVVEAMASGTPVIVSDRASLPEVAGAAGLIVDADDDVGLAAAMQMLLGDDPEWQRRCQAGLQQAAQFTWRRCAEITVQTYRAVLA; encoded by the coding sequence ATGCGTATCGCCTTCAACGCCAGCATCCTGCGCGCGCCGCGCACCGGCATCGGTCAGTACGTCACCGGTCTGGTGACGGCCTTGCAGCAGCGCGAGGATGTCGAGATCAGCCTGTTCCTCGGCCGCCGCTGGAGCCTGACGCTGCCTCTGCCCACCGCGTCGGCGCAGATGGCGCGGGTGATGCAGGTGGCACGCGCGACGAGCCTGCTGCGCGGCATGCCCGGCGCCTACCGCTTGCGCCGCTTCGTCGAGCAACGCGCCTTCGCGGCCGGGGTGCGGCGCCAGCCCGTCGATCTCTATCATGAGCCTTCGCTCTGGCCGTTCGACTCGTTCAATGGTACTGGCCCGTTGGTGATGACCCTGCATGACCTGACGCATGTGCATTATCCGGAAACCCAGCCGCGCGCGCGGCTGGCGGAGATCGAGCGGCACGTCGGCAAGGGTGTGGCCAGAGCGGCGCGCATCCTGGTCGATTCGGCCTATATCGGCCGCGAGGTCGTCAGCCATTTCGGCTTGCCCACCGACAAGGTCGTCGTCGCCCCGCTTGGCTGCGGCGCCGAGTTCCATCCGCGCACCGAGGCGCAGACGCGCGCCGCGCTGCAACCGCTCGGACTCAGGCACGGCAGCTACCTGCTCTGCGTCGGCACGCTGGAGCCGCGCAAGAATCTGTTGCTCACTCTGCGTGCCTATGCGCGCCTGCCCGATGCCCTGCGCAAGCAGTATCCGCTGCTGATCGTCGGCATGGCCGGCTGGGGTGAAGACACGTTCGCCGGCGAGCTGCGCGCCGCGCTCGCCGGCGGCCATGTGCGCCTGGCGGGCTATCTCGGCCAGGCGCGGCTCGCCGAGGTCGTCGCCGGCGCGCGCGCCCTGGTGTATCCGTCGCTCTACGAGGGCTTCGGCCTGCCGGTCGTCGAAGCCATGGCCAGCGGCACGCCGGTCATCGTCTCCGACCGCGCCTCGCTGCCGGAAGTGGCGGGAGCCGCCGGTCTGATCGTCGATGCCGACGATGACGTCGGCCTGGCCGCCGCCATGCAGATGCTGCTGGGGGACGATCCCGAATGGCAGCGGCGCTGCCAGGCCGGCCTGCAACAAGCGGCGCAATTCACCTGGCGCCGTTGCGCCGAGATTACCGTGCAGACCTATCGCGCCGTGCTGGCCTGA
- a CDS encoding amidohydrolase family protein, which translates to MAKTAKDYFIAMTEFHFMNLQTMSEIDYYPNVQRWWGSVDGVMRAWSGRDLTGEWPQPLASALIEHMDKTNVDVAFCLREPMMDVTGGVVSLSTNGFMLQQIAPYPERMYLEANVGPVIKRGTKEANWELEYLFKEKGAKLCKLYTPEDDGPLNDKRLWPFYEKAQELGITLTVHTGFSYVVPQPSSHCQVGQLDDVLLDFPDLKIIAYHAGWPQSEELIGLCGKHRNLYMSLSGIIGWYQRAPYRGYHAIGTALQWMPADKIVLGFDLPFDDLGRVVDYIVNLDMPEELQEKWGYAQVTEEDKAKILGLNLAKLTGIEPVKRKQGGYKIPAPAAGHGHGH; encoded by the coding sequence ATGGCCAAGACCGCCAAGGATTACTTCATTGCGATGACCGAGTTTCATTTCATGAATCTCCAGACCATGTCGGAGATCGACTACTACCCGAACGTGCAGCGCTGGTGGGGCAGCGTGGATGGGGTGATGCGCGCCTGGTCGGGCCGCGACCTGACCGGCGAATGGCCGCAGCCGCTTGCCAGCGCGCTGATCGAGCACATGGACAAGACCAACGTCGACGTCGCCTTCTGCCTGCGCGAGCCGATGATGGACGTCACCGGCGGCGTGGTCTCGCTATCGACCAACGGCTTCATGCTGCAGCAGATCGCGCCGTACCCGGAGCGCATGTACCTGGAAGCCAACGTCGGCCCGGTGATCAAGCGCGGCACCAAGGAAGCCAACTGGGAGCTCGAATACCTGTTCAAGGAAAAGGGCGCCAAGCTATGCAAGCTGTACACGCCGGAAGACGACGGCCCGCTCAACGACAAGCGTCTCTGGCCGTTCTACGAGAAGGCGCAGGAACTGGGCATCACGCTGACGGTGCACACCGGCTTCAGCTACGTCGTGCCGCAGCCCAGCAGCCACTGTCAGGTGGGCCAGCTCGACGACGTGCTGCTCGACTTCCCCGATCTCAAGATCATCGCCTATCACGCCGGCTGGCCGCAGTCGGAAGAGCTGATTGGTCTGTGCGGCAAGCATCGCAATCTCTACATGAGCCTGTCGGGCATCATCGGCTGGTACCAGCGCGCGCCGTATCGCGGCTACCACGCCATCGGCACGGCGCTGCAGTGGATGCCGGCCGACAAGATCGTGCTGGGCTTCGACCTGCCCTTCGACGATCTGGGTCGCGTGGTCGATTACATCGTGAATCTCGACATGCCCGAGGAACTGCAGGAGAAGTGGGGCTATGCGCAGGTGACCGAGGAAGACAAGGCGAAGATCCTCGGCCTGAACCTGGCCAAGCTGACCGGCATCGAGCCGGTGAAGCGCAAGCAGGGCGGCTACAAGATTCCGGCGCCGGCGGCGGGGCACGGTCACGGCCACTGA
- a CDS encoding GDP-mannose 4,6-dehydratase gives MMKRLFLTGETGFVGRIFHGMAGEIVRNYGWELIPAGGKYDLRDTDSLNRILQHARPDGVIHLAGQSFIPDAIGNAAQVLEVNLLGTLHLLQALKHNGFCGDFLYVSSGDVYGQAAPEALPIRETHPVLPHNAYAISKIGAEMLCAQWSGDAPWRIVVARPFNHIGPGQRLQFVASSIARQMARIRLGLSEAVIEIGDVDVTRDFLDVRDVVHAYMGLLAAGEHGGVYNVCSNTETSIRELLDRLARIGGAEPEIRQLQALRRPAGQRRVRGDNGKLCAATGWQPRIPLDQSLRDVLAHWERVESAAALPAPARPSGDAAYGGHGGQGGIHA, from the coding sequence ATGATGAAGCGTCTTTTTCTGACCGGCGAAACCGGTTTCGTTGGCAGGATTTTCCACGGCATGGCCGGAGAAATCGTGCGGAACTACGGTTGGGAATTGATTCCCGCCGGCGGAAAGTACGATTTGCGGGATACCGACTCGCTGAATCGCATCCTGCAGCATGCGCGGCCGGACGGCGTGATCCATCTTGCCGGGCAGAGCTTCATTCCCGACGCCATCGGAAACGCCGCGCAGGTGCTGGAGGTGAACCTGCTCGGCACCCTGCACCTGTTGCAGGCACTCAAGCACAACGGTTTTTGCGGCGACTTTCTCTACGTCAGTTCGGGCGACGTCTATGGCCAGGCTGCGCCGGAAGCCTTGCCGATCCGGGAAACGCATCCGGTGCTGCCGCACAATGCCTATGCCATCAGCAAGATCGGCGCCGAGATGCTGTGCGCCCAATGGAGCGGCGATGCGCCGTGGCGCATCGTCGTGGCGCGGCCATTCAACCACATCGGTCCCGGCCAGCGCCTGCAATTCGTTGCTTCCAGCATCGCGCGGCAGATGGCCCGCATCCGCCTCGGCCTGAGCGAGGCCGTCATCGAAATCGGCGACGTCGACGTGACGCGTGATTTCCTCGATGTGCGCGATGTGGTGCACGCCTATATGGGTCTGCTTGCAGCGGGCGAGCATGGCGGCGTCTACAACGTCTGCTCGAATACGGAGACGAGCATTCGCGAGCTGCTCGATCGGCTGGCCCGCATCGGTGGCGCCGAGCCGGAAATCCGCCAGCTCCAGGCGCTGCGTCGCCCCGCCGGGCAACGCCGGGTGCGTGGCGACAACGGCAAGCTGTGCGCCGCTACCGGGTGGCAGCCGCGCATTCCACTCGATCAGTCGCTGCGCGATGTCCTGGCGCACTGGGAGCGCGTCGAAAGCGCGGCGGCCTTGCCGGCGCCGGCGCGACCTTCTGGAGACGCGGCGTATGGTGGGCATGGCGGGCAGGGTGGCATTCATGCCTGA